The following proteins are co-located in the Paenibacillus sp. JNUCC32 genome:
- a CDS encoding response regulator yields MYRLLIVDDEPAVRAGLRAYFDWAAYGIEVAGEADDGDVALEMIARDQPDLILTDVRMPNMDGITMSQCISSEYPAMKIIFVSGHDDADYLKSAMKVSAVDYIFKPVNLQELSTVIKRVVADLDAESSERIYKQELLVKLKEGMPLLREKFLLSMIREGAPKSELAERVSFLGLDLPVNASYWVMVVCVDDLADVMASRSERDRQLLWYSVLNIYEELLDAHLRGYAFEQRTGEFVGVLKVSEPGGDSVSEAAEALFALAGDLRSNLERWLKIGVTIGISDMAGGLSELAPAYKQAREAVDYKWYLGKNRIITMDSLESAEPEEGAMRKYDYELNEKLISALKADDEDKISEAVEMIFASLSYTRPDGLKYGRNLCMQLVLAIGQLLMELGAGDPELEVMEGELTEALYAKETLKDMRGLIESYLATVGEHIREKRTGRVANVIERVRGYIDQNYANGGLTVADIGKAVYLSSTYVSLLFKQETGQTVGEYLTKVRVDKAKELLRDPQYKFYDICYAIGYTDPSYFSKLFKKVTGVTPSAYRGSHA; encoded by the coding sequence ATGTATCGATTGCTTATCGTGGATGACGAACCGGCGGTCCGAGCGGGCTTGCGCGCTTATTTCGATTGGGCCGCTTACGGAATTGAAGTGGCAGGCGAAGCGGATGATGGAGACGTGGCTCTTGAGATGATCGCCCGCGATCAGCCCGATCTTATACTAACGGATGTCCGAATGCCGAACATGGACGGTATTACGATGTCGCAGTGTATCTCGTCCGAATATCCGGCCATGAAGATCATATTCGTGAGCGGGCACGACGACGCCGATTATCTTAAATCAGCGATGAAGGTCAGCGCGGTCGACTATATATTTAAGCCGGTTAATTTGCAGGAGCTGAGTACGGTCATCAAGCGCGTCGTTGCCGATCTGGACGCGGAGAGCTCCGAACGGATTTATAAGCAGGAGCTGCTCGTTAAACTAAAGGAAGGTATGCCGCTCCTGCGTGAGAAGTTCCTGCTCTCCATGATCAGAGAGGGTGCGCCGAAGTCGGAATTGGCGGAGCGGGTGTCGTTTCTGGGATTGGACTTGCCCGTGAATGCTTCCTATTGGGTGATGGTCGTCTGCGTGGATGATCTTGCCGATGTGATGGCCAGCCGTTCCGAGCGCGACCGCCAGCTGCTGTGGTATTCGGTGCTGAACATTTACGAAGAGCTGCTGGATGCGCATCTGCGAGGGTATGCCTTCGAGCAACGTACCGGCGAATTTGTAGGCGTGCTGAAGGTGTCGGAGCCCGGCGGCGATTCGGTATCCGAAGCGGCGGAGGCACTGTTTGCGCTGGCCGGCGACCTTCGCTCCAATCTGGAACGCTGGCTCAAGATCGGCGTGACGATCGGCATTAGCGATATGGCAGGCGGCTTATCCGAACTGGCGCCAGCTTACAAGCAAGCTCGCGAAGCGGTCGATTACAAGTGGTACCTCGGCAAAAACCGTATCATCACTATGGACAGTCTGGAGAGCGCAGAGCCGGAGGAAGGCGCCATGCGGAAATACGATTACGAGCTCAATGAGAAGCTGATTTCCGCACTCAAGGCGGACGATGAGGACAAGATTAGCGAAGCCGTGGAGATGATTTTTGCCAGCTTGTCCTACACCCGCCCGGACGGCCTGAAGTACGGCCGCAATCTGTGCATGCAGCTTGTGCTCGCGATCGGACAGCTGCTCATGGAGCTTGGCGCGGGGGACCCCGAACTGGAAGTTATGGAGGGAGAGCTGACAGAGGCGTTGTACGCGAAGGAGACGTTAAAAGATATGCGGGGGCTGATCGAATCGTATCTGGCGACTGTTGGGGAACACATTCGGGAGAAGCGGACTGGCAGGGTGGCAAACGTCATTGAGCGAGTACGCGGGTATATCGATCAGAACTACGCCAACGGCGGGCTTACCGTAGCCGATATCGGCAAGGCGGTCTATTTGTCTTCCACGTACGTCAGTCTCCTGTTTAAGCAAGAGACGGGGCAGACGGTGGGCGAATATTTGACTAAAGTGCGCGTGGATAAGGCGAAGGAGCTGCTGCGCGATCCGCAGTACAAGTTTTATGATATTTGTTACGCGATCGGATATACCGACCCCAGTTACTTCTCAAAGCTGTTCAAAAAGGTAACGGGTGTTACACCTAGCGCATACCGGGGGTCTCATGCGTAG
- a CDS encoding FAD-dependent oxidoreductase, with the protein MKHAVYSFERQVKTHAKADVVVIGGGPAGTAAAIGAARRGKQVILLEKSAQLGGMGTLANVSVFMPVGNVTGIYREIIKEMLADYLPAGHDESVAPQYSPFLLRQYLNDKMKKEGVSVYFHCEFVGTIRSGRGIGSVIVSTREGLRAIEGDVIIDCTGDARVAIDAGVPYRTGRETDGLTQPMTLMFTMQDTGKPVEKILPEGCYYYEEVSDLPQGRRLYWKQREDGVLLINMSRVKANGADMEQVNYAETEALKQVFSIAHYLQRTGFETYAIAHIAPQTGVRETNQIEGLYTLTEQDVVSGTRFPDVVAQTNYEIDIHSPDAGKTTDERRVDGYDIPYRTMVPVGDIDNLLVAGRSISATHVAMSSMRVQATCYALGQAAGIAAAISLEDGVPVREVDIDKVQAELANQDARLLGR; encoded by the coding sequence ATGAAACATGCAGTGTATTCGTTCGAACGTCAAGTGAAAACCCATGCCAAGGCCGACGTTGTCGTCATCGGAGGCGGACCTGCGGGGACGGCCGCTGCCATTGGCGCAGCCAGACGCGGCAAACAGGTGATCTTGCTGGAGAAGTCCGCTCAACTCGGGGGGATGGGGACGCTTGCCAACGTAAGCGTGTTTATGCCTGTCGGCAATGTGACCGGCATCTACCGCGAGATCATCAAGGAGATGCTGGCCGACTATCTGCCCGCAGGCCATGACGAATCGGTCGCGCCGCAATATTCGCCATTTTTGCTTCGCCAATACTTGAATGACAAAATGAAAAAGGAAGGGGTATCGGTCTACTTCCATTGTGAATTCGTGGGCACGATCCGCAGCGGCAGAGGGATCGGTTCGGTTATCGTTTCGACGCGCGAAGGCCTAAGGGCGATAGAAGGCGATGTCATCATCGATTGCACGGGCGATGCGCGAGTAGCCATCGATGCGGGTGTACCTTACCGCACGGGCCGCGAGACTGATGGACTCACGCAGCCGATGACACTTATGTTTACGATGCAGGATACGGGAAAGCCAGTAGAGAAGATACTTCCGGAAGGCTGTTATTATTACGAGGAGGTATCCGATCTGCCGCAGGGGCGCAGGTTATATTGGAAGCAGCGCGAAGACGGCGTTTTGCTCATTAATATGTCGCGCGTCAAGGCGAACGGAGCCGATATGGAGCAAGTCAATTACGCGGAGACCGAAGCGCTTAAGCAGGTGTTCTCGATCGCGCATTATTTGCAGAGAACGGGCTTCGAGACATACGCCATCGCACACATCGCACCGCAGACAGGTGTTAGGGAGACCAATCAAATTGAAGGGCTGTACACGTTGACCGAACAAGATGTTGTAAGCGGTACGCGTTTCCCGGATGTGGTCGCCCAAACAAATTACGAGATCGATATTCATAGCCCGGATGCGGGCAAGACAACCGACGAGCGCCGCGTAGACGGCTACGATATTCCGTATCGCACGATGGTGCCTGTTGGCGATATCGACAACCTGCTCGTTGCGGGCAGATCGATTTCCGCAACGCATGTCGCGATGTCTTCGATGCGCGTCCAAGCGACTTGTTATGCGCTGGGTCAAGCAGCAGGTATTGCGGCCGCGATCTCGCTCGAAGACGGCGTGCCCGTTCGCGAAGTAGACATTGACAAGGTCCAGGCCGAGCTTGCCAATCAAGACGCTAGACTGTTAGGCCGTTAA